A part of Mycolicibacterium sp. TUM20985 genomic DNA contains:
- the aroC gene encoding chorismate synthase, giving the protein MLRWTTAGESHGRALVAMVEGMVAGLEITTDDVAGQLKRRRLGYGRGARMKFEADAVTVLTGVRHGVTLGGPIAIEIGNSEWPKWETVMAADPVDPVELDGARNAPLTRPRPGHADYAGMLKYGFDDARPVLERASARETAARVAAGTIAKAFLRQALGVEVLSHVISIGASKPYDGPTPRPADLDAIDDSPVRAFDSDAEAAMIAEIEAAKKDGDTLGGIVEVVVEGLPIGLGSFTSGDSRLDSQLAAAVMGIQAIKGVEIGDGFETARRRGSVAHDEIYPGPGGVMRSTNRAGGLEGGMTNGQSLRVRAAMKPISTVPRALATVDMTTGEEAVAIHQRSDVCAVPAAGVVVETMVALVLARAALEKFGGDSLAETKANVDGYLASIAARDPAQASG; this is encoded by the coding sequence GTGTTGCGATGGACCACAGCTGGTGAATCCCACGGCCGCGCCCTGGTGGCGATGGTCGAGGGCATGGTCGCTGGACTCGAGATCACGACCGACGACGTCGCCGGGCAGTTGAAGCGCCGCAGGCTGGGCTACGGCCGAGGCGCCCGGATGAAGTTCGAGGCCGATGCGGTCACCGTGTTGACCGGGGTGCGTCACGGCGTGACGCTGGGTGGTCCGATTGCCATCGAGATCGGCAACTCCGAATGGCCCAAGTGGGAAACCGTGATGGCGGCCGACCCGGTCGACCCCGTAGAGCTGGACGGTGCGCGGAACGCACCGCTGACCCGGCCGCGGCCCGGGCATGCCGACTATGCGGGCATGCTCAAGTACGGCTTCGACGACGCCCGTCCCGTCCTCGAGCGCGCCAGCGCCCGTGAGACCGCCGCGCGGGTCGCCGCGGGCACCATCGCCAAGGCCTTCCTGCGCCAGGCCCTCGGGGTCGAGGTGTTATCGCACGTCATCTCCATCGGGGCGTCCAAGCCCTATGACGGCCCGACGCCGCGCCCGGCGGATCTCGACGCGATCGACGACAGCCCGGTCCGCGCCTTCGACTCCGACGCCGAAGCGGCCATGATCGCCGAGATCGAGGCGGCCAAGAAGGACGGCGACACGCTCGGCGGCATCGTCGAGGTCGTCGTCGAGGGCCTGCCCATCGGACTGGGCTCCTTCACCAGCGGCGACAGTCGGCTCGACAGCCAGTTGGCGGCTGCCGTCATGGGCATTCAGGCCATCAAGGGCGTCGAGATCGGGGACGGCTTCGAGACCGCGCGCCGTCGCGGCAGCGTCGCCCACGACGAGATCTACCCCGGCCCCGGTGGGGTGATGCGCTCGACCAACCGTGCAGGCGGGCTCGAAGGCGGCATGACCAACGGGCAGTCCCTACGAGTGCGGGCCGCCATGAAGCCGATCTCCACGGTGCCCAGGGCGCTGGCCACCGTGGACATGACCACCGGCGAGGAAGCCGTCGCGATCCACCAGCGCTCGGACGTCTGCGCGGTGCCTGCGGCCGGTGTCGTCGTCGAGACGATGGTGGCACTCGTCCTCGCCCGTGCCGCGCTCGAGAAGTTCGGGGGTGACTCGCTCGCGGAGACCAAGGCCAACGTGGACGGCTACCTGGCCTCGATCGCGGCCAGAGATCCTGCGCAGGCGTCGGGCTGA
- a CDS encoding GNAT family N-acetyltransferase: protein MPIRPTTPADLAAIAEIYAHYVLTSVATFETEPPEADEWRRRFEAITGVALPFLIVEREGAIAGYAYCAPWKTRPAYSRTVEDSVYVAPWAVGRGCGSELLAALLDACGAAGIREVIAVIADSGDPASVGLHHRFGFTDAGRLQRVGYKHERYGDTLLLQRSLA, encoded by the coding sequence ATGCCGATACGTCCCACAACGCCCGCTGACCTCGCCGCCATCGCCGAGATCTACGCCCACTACGTGCTGACGAGCGTCGCCACCTTCGAGACGGAACCGCCGGAGGCCGACGAGTGGCGGCGGCGCTTCGAGGCGATCACCGGTGTCGCGCTGCCCTTCCTCATCGTCGAACGGGAGGGCGCGATCGCCGGATATGCCTACTGCGCGCCGTGGAAGACGAGGCCCGCGTACTCGCGCACCGTCGAGGATTCGGTGTACGTCGCACCCTGGGCGGTCGGCCGGGGCTGCGGGTCGGAACTGCTGGCCGCACTCCTCGACGCCTGTGGCGCGGCGGGCATCCGCGAGGTGATCGCCGTGATCGCCGATTCGGGTGACCCCGCGTCGGTCGGGTTGCACCACCGCTTCGGTTTCACCGACGCCGGCCGCCTGCAGCGCGTGGGCTACAAGCACGAGCGCTACGGCGACACATTGCTGCTGCAGCGCAGCCTCGCGTGA